Proteins encoded together in one Ammospiza nelsoni isolate bAmmNel1 chromosome Z, bAmmNel1.pri, whole genome shotgun sequence window:
- the PMAIP1 gene encoding phorbol-12-myristate-13-acetate-induced protein 1, producing MMPGRTLRKAAPPAAPAEREAAVECALELTRIGDRWDLRQRLLNLLAKIFCPGTWAARRHGERNGRAPWLCGFGRRGSTDIGR from the exons ATGATGCCTGGCCGGACCCTGCGCAAAGCCGCGCCGCCTGCCGCTCCTGCAG AGCGAGAGGCGGCGGTGGAGTGCGCCCTGGAGCTGACCCGCATCGGCGACAGGTGGGACCTGCGGCAGAGGCTCCTGAACCTGCTCGCCAAGATCTTCTGCCCCGGAACTTGGGCTGCCCGCAGACACGGCGAGCGGAACGGAAGAGCACCTTGGCTTTGTGGGTTCGGAAGAAGAGGCTCCACAGACATTGGGAGATGA